In Aedes albopictus strain Foshan chromosome 3, AalbF5, whole genome shotgun sequence, the following are encoded in one genomic region:
- the LOC115257216 gene encoding cuticle protein CP14.6, with the protein MGNVRILSTFVIGIMVAVIVCHAAPIELVGDVINEITPEGYDLMYTLSNGVTRSEVGTLTTTSDGSLVITVKGTWAQPFEDGLYYDIEFSADENGFRPRFVLGKNIRRKVKGSE; encoded by the exons ATGGGAAATGTGCGGATTCTGTCAACGTTCGTTATTGGAATTATGGTAGCAGTTATTGTGTGCCATGCGGCTCCTATTGAACTGGTAGGAGATGTAATAAACGAAATTACCCCAGAAGGATACGATTTGAT GTACACACTATCCAACGGAGTTACGCGCAGTGAAGTGGGAACGCTAACAACGACCTCTGACGGCAGCTTGGTTATTACGGTCAAGGGAACCTGGGCCCAACCATTCGAGGATGGATTATATTACGACATAGAATTTAGTGCCGACGAGAACGGGTTCCGCCCACGATTCGTATTGGGtaaaaatatccggaggaaagTGAAAGGAAGCGAATGA